One Turneriella parva DSM 21527 genomic region harbors:
- a CDS encoding aldehyde dehydrogenase family protein, whose product MSEKNTKAEILRVFELQKKFKWSLRQTTAQERREKLKKLKEKIFAESENLYQALWQDYKKPREEADLAEVLPVIAEIHDSVKNLPDWMRPKVVETPIHLGTARSEIHYEPLGQTLIIAPWNYPFNLSIAPLISAIAAGNTVMLKPSEYAPHTAEFLARILKDLFYEEEVAVFQGDASVSTELLKLPFDHMFFTGAPSIGKVVMKAAAEHLSVCTLELGGKSPVIVENTADVREAGKRIAWGKWVNAGQTCIAPDYVLVSEDKKEALINAIHDAVKSFYGQTPIEWRNSADFCRIVNKRHFDRVKGLIDDAKKRGAQVAFGADTDEHDNYISPTVITDIAEGSRILEEEIFGPVLPIVTYRHLDEALEYIRRGEKPLALYVFSSSESTIENVLRNTAAGGTSINDCLMQFVNPKLPFGGCNNSGLGRYHGHHGFKAFSHERAVFKQSRLFNPMQIFYPPYGGQFRETFQKFIRHIM is encoded by the coding sequence ATGTCAGAAAAAAATACCAAGGCTGAAATACTGCGGGTTTTCGAGCTGCAGAAAAAATTCAAATGGAGCCTGCGCCAGACAACTGCGCAAGAAAGGCGCGAAAAACTCAAAAAACTGAAAGAAAAGATCTTTGCCGAAAGCGAAAATCTATACCAGGCGCTGTGGCAAGACTACAAAAAACCCCGCGAAGAGGCTGACCTCGCCGAAGTTCTGCCGGTTATCGCAGAAATTCACGATTCGGTAAAAAACCTGCCCGACTGGATGAGGCCCAAAGTAGTCGAGACACCGATTCATCTCGGTACCGCGCGCAGCGAAATTCATTACGAACCGCTTGGCCAGACACTCATCATCGCCCCGTGGAACTATCCTTTTAACCTCAGCATTGCTCCGCTGATCAGCGCTATTGCTGCCGGCAACACCGTGATGCTGAAGCCCTCTGAATACGCACCGCACACGGCCGAATTTCTGGCACGCATTCTCAAAGATTTGTTTTATGAAGAAGAAGTTGCAGTTTTTCAGGGCGATGCATCGGTTTCCACCGAGCTGTTAAAGCTGCCCTTTGACCACATGTTCTTCACCGGCGCGCCATCGATCGGCAAAGTGGTAATGAAAGCCGCGGCCGAGCACCTCTCAGTCTGCACACTTGAACTGGGCGGCAAATCGCCCGTGATCGTCGAGAATACCGCCGATGTGCGCGAGGCCGGCAAGCGCATCGCCTGGGGCAAATGGGTCAACGCAGGGCAGACCTGCATTGCCCCCGATTACGTTCTCGTTTCTGAAGACAAGAAAGAGGCGCTCATCAACGCCATTCATGACGCGGTGAAAAGCTTCTATGGACAGACGCCGATAGAATGGCGCAACTCGGCAGACTTTTGCCGCATTGTGAACAAACGCCATTTTGATCGAGTGAAAGGCCTCATAGACGACGCCAAAAAGCGCGGTGCGCAGGTTGCTTTCGGCGCCGACACCGACGAGCACGATAACTACATTTCGCCCACAGTCATTACCGATATTGCCGAGGGCAGCCGCATTCTCGAAGAAGAGATCTTCGGGCCCGTATTGCCGATTGTCACCTACCGCCATCTCGACGAAGCCCTCGAATACATTCGCCGAGGCGAAAAACCTTTGGCCCTCTATGTTTTCTCTTCGTCTGAAAGCACGATTGAAAACGTTTTGCGCAACACCGCTGCGGGCGGTACCTCTATCAACGATTGCCTCATGCAGTTTGTCAACCCCAAGCTACCGTTTGGTGGTTGCAACAACAGCGGCCTGGGTCGTTACCACGGCCACCACGGCTTCAAGGCATTCTCACACGAACGCGCGGTGTTCAAGCAGTCACGGCTCTTCAACCCGATGCAGATTTTCTACCCACCCTATGGCGGGCAGTTCAGGGAAACCTTTCAAAAGTTTATCCGACATATTATGTAA